One Candidatus Glassbacteria bacterium DNA window includes the following coding sequences:
- a CDS encoding peptidoglycan DD-metalloendopeptidase family protein: MRTASTLIKSSLFPLLLLGALLWRDCPAQREKVRQAEQELESSRSKLEQLEGEIEANEGKAAQLRKRELSLVRQIQDVERRIDQSRRNLKSLNSEISELNAELNYINRQLSSLSEQLERKQSILDRRLREIYKRGRLHSVQVLLESHSFTDFLKRIKYLTLIAAQDKRLVREVRELQRTYGEYRGASERKLSLRIQRRGELEREQASLERSENQRQKLLGSVKAERAEVLKILEQRKADRQQIVALIAEIERRRKEALERARREGRTLPPEIAYLDGRMGRLNWPVARGEVVRGFGPYTDRTTKTKVINNGLEIRAPRGEEVHTVAAGNVVMAEWYLSYGKTVMINHGSRMWTIYAHLSDVYVDAGDFVGEGQVIASVGETGSLQGPMLYFELRDGTRAVNPITWLGKK, encoded by the coding sequence ATGCGGACAGCATCGACTCTCATAAAATCCTCCCTTTTCCCGCTGCTGCTGCTGGGCGCATTGCTCTGGCGCGACTGTCCCGCCCAGCGGGAAAAAGTACGTCAGGCCGAACAGGAGCTGGAAAGCAGCCGCAGTAAGCTCGAGCAGCTTGAGGGCGAGATCGAGGCTAACGAGGGCAAGGCGGCCCAGCTGCGCAAACGAGAACTGAGCCTCGTCCGCCAGATCCAGGATGTAGAACGCAGGATCGACCAGTCGCGGCGCAACCTGAAAAGCCTCAACAGCGAGATCAGCGAACTCAACGCCGAGCTGAACTATATCAACCGCCAGCTCTCGTCGCTTTCCGAGCAGTTGGAGCGCAAGCAGTCGATTCTGGACCGCAGGCTGCGCGAGATTTACAAACGCGGCCGCCTCCATTCGGTGCAGGTGCTGCTGGAAAGTCACTCGTTTACCGATTTTCTCAAGCGGATCAAATACCTGACCCTGATAGCGGCCCAGGACAAGCGGCTGGTGCGCGAGGTGCGCGAGCTGCAGCGCACCTACGGCGAGTACCGGGGAGCCAGCGAGCGTAAGCTGTCCCTTCGTATTCAGCGGCGGGGCGAGCTTGAGCGGGAACAGGCGAGCCTGGAGCGCTCCGAAAACCAGCGTCAGAAGCTCCTCGGTTCGGTCAAGGCGGAGCGGGCCGAGGTATTGAAAATTCTCGAGCAGCGCAAGGCCGACCGTCAGCAGATAGTGGCCCTGATCGCCGAGATCGAACGCCGGCGCAAGGAGGCCCTGGAGCGCGCCCGCCGCGAGGGCCGGACACTGCCGCCCGAGATCGCCTACCTGGATGGCAGGATGGGCCGGCTGAACTGGCCGGTGGCGCGCGGCGAGGTTGTCCGCGGGTTCGGCCCCTACACCGACCGGACCACCAAGACGAAAGTGATCAACAACGGCCTCGAAATCAGGGCGCCGCGCGGTGAGGAAGTCCACACTGTCGCCGCGGGCAACGTGGTGATGGCCGAGTGGTATCTGAGTTACGGGAAGACGGTAATGATCAACCACGGGTCGCGGATGTGGACTATCTATGCCCACTTGAGTGACGTTTACGTGGACGCGGGCGATTTTGTCGGCGAGGGCCAGGTGATCGCCAGTGTCGGCGAAACGGGCAGCCTGCAGGGGCCGATGCTGTATTTCGAGCTTCGCGACGGCACCAGGGCGGTTAATCCGATAACCTGGCTGGGCAAAAAATAA
- a CDS encoding uracil-DNA glycosylase, with translation MESTVEAAEAGAVTGAGEAEPGESLEEFGRRIAGCTRCRLHESRTNFVFGSGHPDADMLFIGEGPGAEEDRQGLPFVGASGQLLTKIIASIGFAREEVYIANMVKCRPPGNRDPRPEEIDACNGYLLAQLDLIRPKVIVTLGRFSAGYFHGRPGAAMRDLRGQLGEFHGVKVVSTYHPAALLRNSNWKRGCWEDMLLARKVYDEAGGRESSGEVYQPGN, from the coding sequence GTGGAGTCGACGGTGGAAGCCGCGGAGGCCGGCGCTGTAACCGGCGCCGGCGAGGCTGAACCCGGCGAGAGCCTGGAAGAGTTCGGCCGCCGGATTGCCGGCTGCACCCGCTGCCGTCTCCACGAGAGCCGGACCAATTTCGTGTTCGGCTCGGGCCACCCGGACGCCGACATGCTGTTTATCGGCGAGGGGCCGGGTGCGGAGGAGGACCGCCAGGGTCTGCCGTTCGTGGGCGCCAGCGGCCAGCTGCTGACCAAAATTATCGCCTCGATCGGGTTTGCCCGAGAGGAAGTCTATATCGCCAACATGGTCAAGTGCCGGCCGCCGGGCAACCGTGATCCAAGGCCCGAGGAAATCGACGCCTGCAACGGCTACCTGCTGGCCCAGCTCGATCTGATCCGGCCCAAGGTGATTGTCACCCTGGGACGCTTCAGCGCGGGATATTTTCACGGCAGACCCGGCGCGGCCATGCGCGACCTTCGTGGCCAGTTGGGCGAGTTCCACGGGGTCAAGGTGGTCAGCACCTACCACCCGGCCGCCCTGCTGCGCAACTCCAACTGGAAGCGCGGCTGCTGGGAGGACATGCTCCTGGCCCGCAAGGTCTACGACGAGGCGGGCGGGAGAGAATCGAGCGGAGAGGTCTATCAGCCGGGTAATTAG
- a CDS encoding stage 0 sporulation protein, which translates to MKEPENKQSDVIEVQFKRERKDYFRNRQGLKIKVGDYVIVEVDRGEDLGQVTETGDVAGRKMPDKKGSLGIIRRMASPHETEKLGRMSEKEGEAFEVCEKKVAEHGLEMKLVDAEWQFDGNKVIFYFTADKRVDFRQLVKDLAAVFRTRIELKQIGVRDEARRLGGCGRCGYKLCCTSFISEFEPVTLRAAKDQHLSLNPSQISGLCGRLMCCLMYEREFYKKQTRKFPKEGKLFCTGEGREERVSAVDLFQEEVELVNREGYKRRVPLEEFSATATECPRRSGNRHQHDNCKNEQDKQE; encoded by the coding sequence GTGAAAGAACCCGAGAATAAACAGTCGGATGTTATAGAGGTGCAGTTCAAACGCGAGCGAAAAGACTATTTTCGCAACCGCCAGGGCTTGAAAATCAAGGTCGGCGATTACGTGATAGTCGAGGTCGATCGCGGCGAGGACCTGGGCCAGGTGACTGAAACAGGCGATGTGGCCGGGCGCAAAATGCCGGACAAGAAAGGCTCGCTGGGAATCATCCGCAGGATGGCCAGCCCGCACGAAACGGAGAAACTCGGCCGGATGAGCGAGAAAGAGGGCGAAGCGTTCGAGGTCTGTGAGAAAAAAGTGGCTGAACACGGTCTCGAGATGAAGTTGGTCGACGCCGAATGGCAGTTCGACGGGAACAAGGTGATTTTCTATTTCACCGCCGACAAACGTGTCGATTTCCGCCAGTTGGTCAAGGACCTGGCCGCGGTGTTCCGCACCAGGATCGAGCTCAAGCAGATCGGCGTACGCGACGAGGCCCGCAGGCTGGGCGGCTGCGGACGCTGTGGCTACAAGCTGTGCTGCACCAGTTTCATTAGCGAATTCGAGCCGGTTACCCTGCGCGCGGCCAAGGACCAGCACCTCTCGCTCAATCCCAGCCAGATCTCGGGTTTGTGCGGCAGGCTGATGTGCTGCCTGATGTACGAGCGGGAATTCTACAAGAAACAGACGCGTAAATTTCCGAAAGAGGGCAAGCTCTTTTGTACCGGCGAGGGGCGCGAGGAGCGCGTCTCGGCTGTCGACCTGTTCCAGGAGGAAGTGGAGCTTGTGAACCGCGAAGGCTACAAGCGGCGGGTTCCACTGGAGGAATTCAGCGCCACCGCTACCGAATGTCCGCGCAGAAGCGGGAACCGTCACCAGCACGACAACTGCAAGAACGAACAGGACAAGCAGGAATAA
- a CDS encoding acyl-CoA thioesterase → MTERGGTGGAPLCAESPITVRYAETDRMGAVYHANYLVWMEVGRTDYLALLGFPYSGLEDGGVMFPVVEANVRLRSPSYYEDNLSVLTTLELLRSRKVAFSYRLVRGEELIVDGRTVHVCVDREMKPRKIPSPLYRALRRSLDGGG, encoded by the coding sequence TTGACTGAGCGCGGCGGGACCGGCGGAGCGCCTCTGTGCGCCGAGTCGCCGATTACGGTCAGGTATGCCGAAACCGACAGGATGGGGGCTGTTTACCACGCCAACTACCTGGTGTGGATGGAGGTGGGGCGGACAGACTACCTGGCTTTGCTCGGTTTTCCCTACAGCGGGCTGGAGGACGGCGGTGTGATGTTTCCGGTTGTCGAGGCCAATGTCCGGCTGCGTAGCCCAAGCTACTATGAAGACAACCTGAGCGTGCTGACCACGCTCGAACTGCTGCGCAGCCGGAAGGTGGCATTCAGCTACCGGCTTGTGCGCGGCGAAGAGTTGATAGTTGATGGCCGTACCGTGCACGTCTGCGTGGACCGGGAGATGAAGCCGCGGAAGATACCGTCCCCGCTCTACCGCGCCCTGCGGCGGTCGCTCGACGGCGGCGGCTGA
- a CDS encoding AAA family ATPase, whose product MQMAESATRINPLGLSELVDKDLQVAMLISAMTRDRLGGTLLFFGGDGSGKSSLAFWLAASLNCETGGGNTPACRECNSCRKVASLNHPDVFWIFPLPGSYYSGGAPDAGKLEELFNRKRQNPSQAVEFAEKAEHHLPSVARIRAEAGRSCYEGRCKVFVVTHADRLRQEAANAFLKLLEEPRKDVKIILCTERPSSLLPTILSRCQRLQLTRPALSTVERLLAGRFGMEPDTAASTARLAGGSLPAALAMGDKGDLESDREWVERTFEAVMNRSAGPLLALLDERKGPFHNRGDFERYAAVLAGSLRDALLGCVASREPDSKAVAGFAERVADSGSLIKLVERMVNLGDSLNRNVNLRLLGWSLLNEMREVIGERTRE is encoded by the coding sequence ATGCAGATGGCTGAAAGCGCCACACGGATAAACCCCCTGGGGCTGAGCGAACTGGTGGACAAGGACCTGCAGGTTGCGATGCTGATCAGCGCGATGACCCGCGACCGCCTGGGTGGAACGCTGCTGTTTTTCGGCGGCGACGGCAGCGGAAAAAGCAGCCTGGCGTTCTGGCTGGCGGCCTCGCTCAACTGCGAAACCGGCGGGGGAAACACCCCCGCATGCCGAGAGTGCAACAGTTGCCGCAAGGTGGCCTCGCTCAACCACCCCGATGTTTTCTGGATCTTCCCCCTGCCCGGCAGCTATTACAGCGGTGGCGCTCCGGACGCGGGCAAGCTCGAAGAGCTGTTCAACCGCAAGCGCCAGAACCCGTCGCAGGCCGTCGAGTTCGCCGAGAAGGCCGAGCATCACCTGCCATCGGTCGCCCGGATCAGGGCCGAGGCCGGGCGGAGTTGCTACGAGGGACGCTGCAAGGTGTTTGTCGTCACCCACGCCGACCGTCTCCGCCAGGAAGCCGCCAACGCGTTTCTCAAGCTGCTGGAGGAACCCCGGAAGGATGTGAAGATCATCCTCTGCACTGAACGGCCCTCCAGCCTGCTGCCCACTATCCTCAGCCGCTGCCAGCGACTTCAGCTTACCCGTCCGGCGCTCTCGACTGTCGAGCGCCTGCTGGCCGGGCGTTTCGGGATGGAGCCTGATACCGCGGCCAGTACCGCGCGTCTTGCCGGGGGCAGCCTGCCGGCGGCCCTGGCCATGGGCGACAAGGGAGATCTGGAGTCAGACCGCGAGTGGGTGGAGCGAACGTTCGAGGCGGTGATGAATCGCTCCGCGGGACCGCTGCTGGCCCTGCTGGATGAGCGTAAGGGACCGTTTCATAACCGCGGAGATTTCGAGCGCTACGCGGCGGTGCTGGCCGGTTCTCTTCGCGACGCGCTGCTTGGCTGTGTCGCCTCGCGGGAGCCGGATTCGAAGGCAGTCGCCGGGTTCGCCGAACGGGTTGCGGATTCAGGGAGTTTAATTAAATTAGTCGAGAGAATGGTCAACCTAGGCGACAGCCTCAACCGGAATGTCAACCTGCGTTTGCTGGGCTGGTCGCTGCTGAACGAAATGAGAGAGGTTATCGGTGAAAGAACCCGAGAATAA
- a CDS encoding Hsp20/alpha crystallin family protein: MRLVRWNPTAAGNPVATRSCWNGDPFFGLMRDWVTPDNVGRGMDADVFEKEDHYILTAELPGVSKEDLRVKVEGDVLTIEAEKKSEFSDSDEGSYHAERRYGSFSRSFRLNSQVEGDKIDANFKDGVLRLTLPKREEVKGRAIEIK, from the coding sequence ATGAGACTGGTCAGATGGAACCCGACGGCTGCCGGCAACCCGGTGGCTACCCGCAGTTGCTGGAACGGCGATCCGTTTTTCGGACTGATGCGTGACTGGGTCACTCCGGATAATGTCGGCCGGGGGATGGACGCGGATGTCTTCGAGAAGGAAGACCACTATATCCTGACCGCCGAACTGCCCGGCGTGAGCAAAGAGGACTTGAGGGTGAAGGTCGAGGGCGACGTGCTGACGATCGAGGCCGAGAAGAAGTCCGAGTTCAGCGACAGCGACGAAGGCAGTTATCATGCCGAACGCCGCTACGGCAGTTTCAGCCGCTCCTTCAGGCTCAACAGCCAGGTGGAGGGCGACAAGATCGACGCCAACTTCAAGGACGGCGTGCTGCGGCTTACCCTTCCCAAGCGGGAAGAGGTAAAGGGACGCGCGATCGAAATCAAATAA
- a CDS encoding M23 family metallopeptidase: MSRFFALASVVLFPACLPVFAADAELAVADSVLVQGQIVTVRVYGLPLDTVTGTFDGSELPFVRSAPDSFYTLLAVDMDKKPGDYKLAVRLSGYGGDDIAAITRTIPVRDAGFPVQRLTLPPAKVFPDSAATARINRESALRNRRWKDWSDRPFWGDRFIAPLEGELNRFGSRRIINGASRGPHSGADISAPAGTPVIAPAGGRVLLTGDFFFTGNSIYIDHGLGMIGMFFHLSEIDVAEGEMVEQGHVIGRVGATGRVTGPHLHWGIRWRDARINPGSLLELKID; the protein is encoded by the coding sequence ATGAGCCGTTTTTTCGCACTTGCTTCTGTCGTGTTGTTTCCGGCCTGTTTGCCGGTATTCGCCGCGGATGCTGAACTTGCTGTCGCCGACAGCGTACTCGTCCAGGGACAGATCGTCACCGTCCGTGTCTACGGTCTCCCGCTGGATACGGTGACCGGTACGTTCGACGGTTCCGAACTGCCGTTTGTCCGCTCTGCTCCGGACTCGTTCTACACCCTGCTGGCTGTCGATATGGATAAAAAGCCCGGCGATTACAAGCTCGCAGTCCGCCTGTCGGGTTACGGCGGTGATGATATTGCGGCGATAACCCGCACGATCCCTGTACGTGATGCGGGATTCCCGGTACAGAGGTTGACTCTGCCGCCGGCCAAGGTGTTTCCGGATTCGGCCGCCACTGCCCGGATCAACCGCGAATCTGCGCTGCGCAACCGCCGCTGGAAAGACTGGTCCGACAGGCCGTTCTGGGGCGACAGGTTTATCGCGCCGCTGGAAGGCGAACTGAACCGGTTCGGCAGCCGGAGGATTATCAACGGCGCGTCGCGCGGCCCGCACTCAGGTGCGGATATCAGCGCGCCGGCCGGTACTCCGGTTATTGCCCCGGCGGGCGGCAGGGTGCTGCTGACAGGCGATTTTTTTTTCACGGGCAACAGTATCTATATTGACCACGGTCTGGGCATGATCGGGATGTTCTTCCACCTGTCCGAGATCGACGTGGCCGAGGGCGAGATGGTCGAGCAGGGGCATGTGATCGGCAGGGTGGGCGCCACCGGGCGGGTGACCGGCCCGCACCTCCACTGGGGGATCCGCTGGCGCGACGCCCGGATAAACCCAGGCAGCCTGCTGGAGCTGAAAATTGACTGA
- a CDS encoding guanylate kinase: MFDGKKFIVVITAPSGAGKTTVIDRLLKRGDNYRYSVSATTRPRRGGEEHGRDYYFMDCKEFERGIEAGEFAEWAEVHGNLYGTLKSQIDQVLAAGHYMLMDVDIQGARSLRQVYSDGVYIQLIPPSMDELRRRLSTRGTEDEAALQKRLDSAVKEIEEMDKFDYLVVNDDIETACERIENIIAAEKLKVSRLPDTARLINQFLGRGSGE, from the coding sequence ATGTTCGACGGAAAAAAATTCATTGTAGTTATCACGGCCCCCAGCGGGGCGGGTAAAACAACGGTTATCGACCGCTTGCTCAAGCGCGGCGACAACTACCGTTACTCGGTTTCGGCCACCACCCGGCCCAGACGCGGGGGCGAGGAGCATGGCCGCGACTATTACTTCATGGACTGCAAGGAGTTTGAACGCGGGATCGAGGCCGGCGAGTTCGCCGAGTGGGCCGAGGTTCACGGCAACCTCTACGGTACGCTCAAGAGCCAGATCGACCAGGTGCTGGCCGCCGGGCATTACATGCTGATGGATGTCGATATCCAGGGCGCCCGGTCCCTGCGGCAGGTTTACAGCGACGGCGTTTATATCCAGCTGATCCCGCCCAGCATGGACGAACTCCGCCGGCGCTTGTCAACACGCGGCACCGAGGACGAGGCTGCTCTGCAGAAACGGCTCGACAGCGCGGTAAAGGAGATCGAGGAAATGGACAAGTTCGACTACCTGGTGGTCAACGATGATATCGAGACCGCCTGCGAGAGGATCGAAAACATAATCGCCGCGGAAAAACTTAAAGTCAGCCGCCTGCCGGATACGGCCCGCCTGATTAACCAGTTCCTGGGACGCGGGAGCGGTGAGTGA
- a CDS encoding ABC transporter permease, with protein sequence MRSLREALLGFSRAKTMSFFAVLSTGFSLLVLGMFGLALLNLNTLIRYFESKVEIVVYLRDNADTGRVGMAVEDLGRIEGVDRVSFLSKKEALENFRRDLGADSDLLRDLETNPVPASLNITMKPGYRDTLHVQAVAGRAAELPFVEEVDYGREWLRRMDIFKHAVSVVGMISGTLLGIIAIVLISSAIKIAVFSRSREIFIMKIVGATNGYIRSSFLIEGFLKGTLGGILAVGMIYALTEVFSRRLIQVTSFTDRYYLYTVAAGALMGLIGSWISLGRYLRRI encoded by the coding sequence TTGCGATCCTTGCGTGAGGCGCTGCTCGGATTCAGCCGGGCCAAGACGATGTCCTTTTTCGCCGTGCTTTCCACCGGCTTCAGCCTGCTGGTGCTGGGGATGTTCGGCCTGGCGCTGCTTAACCTCAACACCTTGATCCGCTATTTTGAAAGCAAGGTCGAGATAGTCGTTTATCTGCGTGACAACGCGGACACCGGCCGGGTGGGAATGGCGGTCGAGGACCTGGGCCGGATCGAGGGTGTGGACCGGGTAAGCTTCCTGAGCAAAAAAGAGGCTCTCGAGAATTTCCGCCGCGACCTGGGCGCGGACAGCGACCTGCTTCGAGACCTGGAAACCAACCCTGTGCCGGCCTCGCTGAATATCACGATGAAGCCCGGCTACCGCGATACCCTGCATGTACAGGCCGTGGCCGGACGCGCCGCGGAACTGCCGTTCGTCGAGGAAGTCGATTACGGCCGTGAATGGCTGCGAAGGATGGACATCTTCAAACACGCGGTCAGCGTCGTGGGCATGATCAGCGGAACACTGCTCGGGATAATCGCCATTGTGCTGATCTCCAGCGCGATCAAGATCGCGGTTTTCAGCCGCAGCCGGGAAATCTTCATCATGAAGATTGTCGGGGCCACCAACGGCTACATCCGGAGCTCGTTCCTGATCGAGGGTTTCCTGAAAGGCACTCTCGGCGGAATCCTGGCGGTGGGGATGATCTATGCCCTCACCGAGGTTTTCAGCCGCCGGCTGATCCAGGTCACCAGTTTCACCGACCGCTATTACCTCTATACCGTGGCCGCCGGAGCGCTGATGGGGCTGATCGGGAGCTGGATCTCGCTGGGCAGATACCTCCGCAGAATCTAG
- a CDS encoding YicC family protein, translating to MINSMTGFGRGEITLECGTFAVEIKTVNHRYSDFNIRTPRSMSSFEPRIKEMIRKRLTRGYVTYQLSWDTSENGSSQVVLNEEMISRYLELFGRLKDKFGIGGEVSLEMITRLSDAFKTETQEFDEKQLWQGVQQATSLALDALTGMRASEGKTLADDLNARIDEMEKHMGQAAEKGPERLKKLRDDLRTKVLEAVGDEQVDENRLVSEVTYYADKWDFSEEDVRFAHHLSAMRETISKGGVVGRKLNFLVQELNREANTVGSKANDAEIAQLMVAVKEELEKVREQVENIE from the coding sequence ATGATTAACAGCATGACGGGATTCGGCCGGGGGGAAATCACCCTGGAGTGCGGCACGTTCGCCGTGGAGATAAAAACAGTCAACCATCGCTACTCGGATTTCAACATCCGTACCCCGCGCTCGATGTCCTCGTTCGAACCGCGGATCAAGGAGATGATCCGAAAGCGGCTTACTCGTGGCTACGTTACTTACCAGCTCAGTTGGGACACCAGCGAAAACGGCAGCTCGCAGGTGGTGCTTAACGAGGAAATGATCTCGCGCTATCTGGAACTTTTCGGTAGGTTGAAGGACAAGTTCGGGATCGGCGGAGAAGTGAGCCTGGAGATGATCACGCGGCTGTCGGACGCGTTCAAGACCGAAACGCAGGAGTTCGACGAGAAGCAGTTGTGGCAGGGAGTGCAACAGGCCACCTCGCTGGCTCTGGATGCGCTGACGGGTATGCGAGCGAGCGAGGGCAAGACCCTGGCCGACGATCTCAACGCCCGGATTGACGAGATGGAGAAACATATGGGCCAGGCCGCTGAAAAGGGGCCGGAACGGTTGAAAAAACTCCGCGATGACCTTCGCACCAAAGTCCTCGAAGCCGTGGGCGATGAACAGGTGGACGAGAACCGGCTGGTTTCGGAAGTAACCTACTATGCCGACAAGTGGGATTTCAGCGAGGAGGATGTGCGCTTCGCCCATCACCTGTCGGCCATGCGCGAAACTATTTCCAAGGGCGGAGTGGTGGGGCGCAAGCTCAATTTTCTGGTCCAGGAACTGAACCGCGAGGCCAACACGGTGGGCAGCAAGGCCAACGACGCCGAGATCGCCCAATTGATGGTGGCGGTCAAGGAGGAATTGGAGAAAGTGCGCGAGCAGGTGGAGAATATCGAGTGA
- the coaBC gene encoding bifunctional phosphopantothenoylcysteine decarboxylase/phosphopantothenate--cysteine ligase CoaBC, protein MEHLIGGKRIVLGLTGGIACYKVCDLASHLVQLGARVRVVMTENATRFVGPVTLRALTGEPVYTDTFGNEEPGGIDHLRLAEFAELLVVAPATADILARMAHGLADDLLSTTLLSCPAPVLVAPAMESRMWNHPATRANLELLAERGVHVLPPETGRLASGATGAGRLPGREVLVEAIAGVLGAGDLLAGKTVLVTAGPTREMLDPVRFISNPSSGRMGFALARAARRQGAKRVQLVTGPVALTTPLGVERHDVTGAEQMLEAVESVAAQADLIFAAAAVGDFTPAQAQQQKIKKEDAGELILKLERTPDVLAWLSANRKKGAVVVGFAVETEREEEHALAKLEKKALDLVVLNNPSHAGAGFAGDTNKAVALGPGGLRQEYALMSKDELADKLIELAVIQTKEKN, encoded by the coding sequence ATGGAACACCTTATCGGCGGTAAACGGATCGTGCTGGGTCTCACCGGCGGAATCGCATGTTACAAGGTCTGCGACCTTGCCAGCCATCTGGTGCAGCTCGGCGCGCGGGTGCGGGTGGTGATGACCGAGAACGCCACCCGGTTCGTCGGTCCGGTTACCCTGCGCGCGCTCACCGGCGAACCAGTCTATACTGACACGTTCGGCAACGAGGAGCCCGGCGGGATAGACCATCTCCGCCTGGCCGAGTTCGCTGAGCTGCTGGTGGTCGCTCCGGCTACGGCCGATATCCTGGCCAGGATGGCACATGGCCTGGCCGACGATCTGCTGAGCACGACTCTGCTCTCCTGTCCGGCCCCGGTACTGGTGGCCCCGGCAATGGAGAGCCGGATGTGGAATCACCCGGCCACCCGGGCGAATCTAGAGCTGCTCGCAGAGCGCGGTGTGCACGTTCTCCCGCCTGAAACCGGCAGGCTGGCCAGCGGAGCCACCGGCGCGGGTCGGCTGCCCGGGCGGGAGGTGCTGGTGGAAGCGATAGCCGGGGTGCTTGGCGCCGGCGACCTGCTGGCCGGCAAGACGGTGCTGGTCACCGCCGGTCCCACCCGGGAGATGCTCGATCCGGTGCGCTTTATCTCCAATCCCTCCAGCGGACGGATGGGGTTCGCCCTGGCGCGCGCGGCCCGCAGGCAGGGTGCGAAACGAGTTCAGCTCGTGACGGGTCCGGTTGCGCTCACCACTCCCCTGGGTGTCGAGCGCCACGACGTGACCGGCGCGGAGCAGATGCTGGAGGCGGTCGAATCCGTGGCAGCACAGGCCGATCTCATTTTCGCCGCCGCCGCGGTGGGCGATTTTACTCCGGCACAGGCCCAGCAGCAGAAGATCAAAAAAGAGGACGCTGGTGAGCTTATCCTGAAGCTCGAGCGCACCCCGGACGTGCTCGCCTGGCTGTCGGCCAACAGGAAGAAGGGCGCGGTTGTGGTGGGCTTCGCGGTCGAGACCGAGCGCGAGGAGGAGCACGCCCTCGCCAAGCTGGAAAAGAAGGCGCTGGATCTGGTCGTGCTCAATAATCCATCGCACGCAGGTGCTGGATTCGCTGGCGATACCAACAAGGCGGTGGCGCTGGGACCCGGCGGCCTGCGTCAGGAATACGCGCTGATGAGCAAGGACGAACTGGCCGACAAGCTGATTGAACTGGCCGTAATCCAAACAAAAGAAAAAAATTGA
- a CDS encoding UDP-2,3-diacylglucosamine diphosphatase yields MGGLFYAADNLPRTIHSTVSEILELPACIEAGIGENERVVFFSDAHLGSGNDHDSRARTERVCAFLDSLPGRAEVLVILGDLFDFYFEFRNVVPARHLRVLACLEALTRSGVRCYYVAGNHDFWLGDLFTTTLGITVAPDGLLMERAGEGGCTVLAAHGDGLGEGDKGYKIFKTLLRNRALIAMFRLIHPDRGYALANLTSRTSRKHTSKRQDARIEASADVAHSLLDSNDKLDTVILSHTHHPDDRRFSSGRYLNTGDWCTHFSLVRWNNADNFEMDYFNEPGR; encoded by the coding sequence GTGGGCGGTCTATTTTATGCTGCGGATAATCTGCCGCGGACAATCCACTCAACTGTGAGTGAAATCCTGGAACTGCCTGCCTGCATAGAAGCCGGAATCGGTGAGAACGAGCGGGTCGTGTTTTTCAGCGACGCCCATCTGGGCAGCGGCAACGATCACGATTCACGCGCCAGGACCGAACGGGTTTGCGCTTTCCTGGACAGCCTGCCGGGCCGCGCGGAGGTACTCGTCATCCTGGGAGACCTCTTCGATTTTTACTTCGAGTTCCGCAACGTCGTTCCGGCCCGTCACCTGAGAGTACTGGCCTGCCTGGAGGCGCTGACCCGCTCCGGAGTGCGCTGCTACTACGTGGCCGGCAACCACGATTTCTGGCTCGGGGACTTGTTCACGACCACGCTGGGGATCACGGTGGCTCCCGACGGGCTGCTGATGGAACGGGCAGGAGAGGGCGGCTGCACGGTACTGGCCGCCCACGGCGACGGTCTCGGGGAGGGGGATAAGGGCTACAAGATCTTCAAAACCCTGCTGCGCAACCGGGCGCTGATTGCGATGTTCCGCCTGATCCATCCGGACAGGGGCTATGCGCTCGCCAATCTGACCAGCCGTACCAGCCGGAAACATACCTCGAAAAGACAGGACGCCCGGATCGAGGCCTCGGCGGACGTGGCTCACTCCCTGCTGGACTCCAACGACAAGCTGGACACCGTGATCCTCTCCCACACCCACCATCCGGACGACCGCCGGTTCTCGTCGGGCCGCTACCTTAATACCGGCGACTGGTGCACTCATTTTTCGTTGGTGAGGTGGAACAATGCGGATAATTTCGAGATGGATTATTTTAACGAACCAGGGAGATAA